In Nakamurella antarctica, the following are encoded in one genomic region:
- a CDS encoding heavy metal translocating P-type ATPase translates to MTIPQVQTDSLELTIGGMTCASCAMRIEKKLNKMTGVSATVNYATEKARVSFGDGVAAQDLIATVESAGYTATLPAPPRTESNQPAAEPDEVAALRQRVLVSLVLTVPVVLMAMIPPLQFTNWQWLSLTLAAPVVIWGALPFHRAAWVNLRHGATTMDTLISMGTLAALGWSVYALFFGHAGMPGMKHPFEFTVARSDGSSNIYLEAASAVTLFILAGRYFEVRSKKQAGAALHALLELGARDVAVIRGGGEVRIPIEQLVVGDTFRVRPGEKIATDGVVVDGNSAVDASMLTGESVPVEVGPGDKIAGGCINVGGLITVTAAQVGADTQLAQMARLVTDAQTGKAQVQRLADRISTFFVPIVIALSLATLVTWLLVGGGAAAAFTAAVAVLIIACPCALGLATPTALLVGTGRGAQLGILIKGPEILESTRQVDTILLDKTGTITTGKMVVHDVFAGVSSTRDEVLTYAAALEHGSEHPIARAIAQQGEAEFGQLIPVRNFSNIAGQGVTGRLEIGGETVEMTAGRASLFSPLSPELGEQFAAAQALGRTVIVIGRAGASDAAGVLPVAFGVISVGDSVKPTSVQAVSELLALGLTPILLTGDNAAAAHSVAAEVGISEVIAEVLPADKVAAVKKLQAQGKVVAMVGDGVNDAAALAQADLGLAMGTGTDVAIQASDLTLVRGDLRSAAQAIRLSRRTLGTIKGNLFWAFAYNVAAIPLAALGLLNPMLAGAAMALSSVFVVSNSLRLRRFR, encoded by the coding sequence ATGACTATCCCCCAAGTCCAGACCGATTCACTTGAGCTGACCATCGGCGGCATGACGTGCGCTTCGTGCGCCATGCGGATCGAGAAGAAGCTCAACAAAATGACCGGCGTCAGCGCCACCGTCAACTACGCGACCGAAAAGGCTCGGGTCAGCTTTGGCGACGGTGTCGCAGCGCAGGACTTGATCGCGACCGTCGAAAGCGCTGGCTACACAGCGACTCTGCCGGCTCCGCCGCGCACCGAATCAAATCAGCCCGCGGCGGAGCCGGACGAGGTTGCCGCGCTCCGTCAGCGCGTCCTCGTCTCTCTGGTCCTGACAGTGCCCGTTGTGCTGATGGCGATGATTCCGCCGCTGCAGTTCACCAACTGGCAGTGGCTGTCGTTGACATTAGCTGCGCCCGTGGTGATCTGGGGCGCACTCCCCTTCCACCGGGCGGCATGGGTCAACCTGCGGCACGGGGCTACGACCATGGACACCCTGATCTCGATGGGCACCTTGGCCGCACTCGGATGGTCCGTCTACGCACTATTTTTCGGCCACGCCGGAATGCCAGGGATGAAACACCCCTTCGAGTTCACCGTGGCCCGATCCGATGGCAGCAGCAATATTTATCTCGAAGCAGCAAGCGCTGTCACGCTTTTCATCCTGGCGGGCCGTTATTTTGAAGTGCGATCCAAGAAGCAAGCCGGGGCGGCTCTGCACGCGCTGCTGGAACTCGGCGCTCGCGATGTGGCCGTCATTCGCGGCGGCGGCGAGGTTCGGATCCCGATAGAACAACTCGTCGTTGGCGATACGTTCCGCGTGCGACCGGGCGAGAAGATTGCCACCGACGGCGTTGTCGTCGACGGGAACTCCGCGGTCGACGCCTCCATGTTGACGGGTGAGTCCGTTCCTGTCGAGGTGGGCCCCGGCGACAAGATCGCCGGCGGGTGCATCAACGTGGGTGGTTTGATCACCGTCACAGCAGCTCAAGTGGGCGCGGATACGCAGCTGGCACAGATGGCCCGACTGGTCACGGACGCGCAAACGGGCAAGGCTCAAGTCCAGCGTCTAGCCGACCGGATTTCGACGTTCTTCGTGCCCATCGTGATCGCGTTGTCGCTCGCGACCTTGGTGACGTGGTTACTCGTTGGCGGCGGCGCCGCGGCCGCATTCACCGCCGCCGTCGCGGTGCTGATCATCGCGTGCCCCTGCGCCCTCGGCTTGGCCACCCCCACCGCGCTCTTGGTCGGAACCGGTAGGGGCGCTCAACTCGGAATCTTGATCAAGGGCCCCGAAATCCTGGAGTCGACTCGGCAGGTGGATACCATCCTGCTCGACAAGACCGGCACCATCACCACTGGAAAGATGGTCGTCCATGACGTCTTTGCCGGGGTTTCGAGCACCCGCGACGAGGTGTTGACCTACGCCGCGGCCTTGGAACACGGCTCCGAACACCCGATCGCACGAGCTATCGCGCAGCAGGGGGAAGCCGAATTCGGACAGCTCATCCCGGTTCGGAATTTTTCCAACATCGCGGGTCAGGGTGTCACCGGCCGGCTTGAAATAGGCGGCGAGACAGTCGAGATGACGGCTGGCCGCGCCTCGTTGTTCAGCCCGCTCTCCCCGGAGCTCGGCGAGCAGTTCGCTGCCGCTCAAGCCTTGGGCCGCACCGTCATTGTTATTGGGCGAGCGGGAGCCAGCGACGCTGCTGGCGTTCTGCCCGTCGCCTTTGGCGTCATCAGCGTCGGCGACAGCGTGAAACCGACGTCCGTGCAGGCAGTCTCCGAGCTGCTGGCACTGGGGCTGACGCCAATCCTGCTGACCGGCGACAACGCTGCGGCTGCTCATTCGGTCGCCGCAGAAGTCGGCATCAGCGAGGTCATCGCCGAGGTACTCCCCGCCGACAAGGTGGCTGCAGTAAAGAAGTTGCAGGCGCAAGGCAAGGTGGTCGCGATGGTTGGCGACGGCGTCAACGATGCTGCGGCGCTCGCGCAGGCCGACCTCGGCTTGGCGATGGGCACCGGAACCGACGTGGCCATCCAGGCATCAGACCTCACGTTGGTGCGCGGCGATCTTCGCTCCGCCGCCCAGGCGATCCGGCTGTCTAGGCGCACCCTGGGGACCATCAAAGGCAACCTGTTCTGGGCCTTCGCCTACAACGTGGCCGCGATCCCGCTGGCGGCGCTGGGGTTGCTCAACCCGATGCTGGCCGGGGCGGCGATGGCGCTGAGTTCGGTGTTCGTCGTGTCAAACAGCCTGCGGCTGCGCCGGTTTCGGTAG
- a CDS encoding heavy-metal-associated domain-containing protein, with translation MSTQSYTVTGMTCGHCVSSVTEEVSEIPGVSDVSVTLESGNLEFTSASPVDDATVAAAVEEAGYQLAL, from the coding sequence ATGAGCACCCAGTCCTACACCGTCACCGGAATGACCTGCGGCCACTGCGTTTCTTCGGTCACCGAAGAAGTCAGCGAGATCCCAGGCGTCAGTGATGTGTCTGTGACGTTGGAATCAGGGAACCTGGAATTCACCAGCGCCAGCCCCGTCGATGACGCCACCGTCGCGGCCGCCGTAGAAGAGGCCGGTTACCAGCTCGCCCTGTAG
- a CDS encoding SDR family oxidoreductase, which produces MTCTGSDRVAVITGVGRRRSIGAGLAVGLAQDGWNLALNYWQPYDDRIGLERTSDDPATVAEECRALGVTVELVPGDLSDPATPANLLRAAQNIGPVTGLVMSHCESVDSSILTTDVESWDRHFAVNSRAIWLLIKSFAEQLPGGVPAGAVGGHIVALTSDHTVNNLPYGASKGALDRIVKAAAVELGGQGVRANVINPGPIDTGWMDSALRTSVISQTPAGRLGTQHDIADLVRFLLSPQGSWVNGQVLCSNGGFGVR; this is translated from the coding sequence ATGACCTGCACAGGTAGCGATCGCGTCGCAGTAATCACCGGGGTCGGCCGGCGGCGCTCGATTGGCGCCGGTCTCGCGGTTGGTCTTGCGCAGGATGGTTGGAACCTCGCGCTCAACTATTGGCAACCGTATGACGACCGGATCGGTCTTGAACGCACGTCGGATGATCCCGCAACCGTGGCAGAAGAATGTCGAGCCCTGGGGGTCACAGTCGAACTAGTCCCCGGAGACCTGAGTGACCCGGCCACCCCTGCCAATCTTTTGCGGGCGGCACAGAATATCGGTCCCGTGACAGGGCTGGTGATGTCGCACTGCGAATCGGTGGACAGTTCGATTTTGACGACCGACGTCGAAAGTTGGGACCGTCATTTCGCAGTGAACTCTCGCGCTATCTGGCTTCTGATCAAGTCCTTTGCGGAGCAACTCCCTGGCGGTGTCCCGGCAGGCGCCGTGGGTGGGCATATTGTTGCGCTGACGAGCGACCACACGGTGAACAACCTGCCGTACGGGGCAAGCAAAGGTGCGCTCGATCGGATCGTGAAAGCCGCAGCTGTGGAGCTTGGTGGACAGGGCGTGAGAGCGAACGTCATCAACCCCGGACCAATCGATACTGGTTGGATGGATTCTGCGCTCCGCACGTCGGTGATCAGCCAAACTCCCGCCGGTCGCCTCGGCACGCAGCACGACATCGCTGATCTGGTTCGCTTCCTGCTCTCTCCCCAAGGGTCCTGGGTGAACGGCCAAGTGCTCTGCAGCAACGGTGGCTTCGGCGTCAGATAG
- a CDS encoding lipoate--protein ligase family protein: MHGEYKVPGGKLVAADVEVDETTQTLSRVAISGDFFLEPDDALLDINRSLTGMPATTDVAGMSAAITAALAPEVVLTGFTPESVAVAVRRALGRATSWWDHDFQLIQAGPQHPAMQMALDEVLLRQVGAGTRPPALRIWDWASNAVILGSFQSVTNEVDLEAAARHDVTVVRRISGGGAMFVEPGNTITYSLYVPGSLVEGLSFAASYAFLDDWVLGALAELGIKASYVSLNDIASPAGKIAGAAQKRLTNGAVLHHVTMAYDINADKMLDVLRIGREKLSDKGIKSANKRVDPMRSQSGLPREDIIAAFIAFFRARYGLTDTQLDDATLVESEALAASKFSSPEWTNYVP; encoded by the coding sequence GTGCATGGTGAATACAAGGTCCCCGGCGGCAAGCTCGTAGCAGCTGACGTCGAGGTTGACGAGACAACCCAAACGTTGAGCAGAGTTGCCATTTCCGGTGACTTCTTCCTCGAACCCGATGACGCGCTGCTTGACATCAACCGGTCGCTGACCGGGATGCCAGCCACTACGGACGTCGCCGGGATGAGCGCCGCCATCACCGCGGCACTAGCACCCGAGGTGGTGCTCACCGGCTTCACCCCGGAATCCGTTGCTGTGGCCGTGCGCCGCGCACTCGGCCGGGCCACCAGCTGGTGGGACCATGATTTCCAGCTGATCCAAGCTGGTCCGCAGCATCCGGCGATGCAGATGGCGCTCGACGAGGTGCTGCTTCGTCAGGTCGGCGCTGGCACGAGGCCACCCGCGCTGCGGATCTGGGACTGGGCGTCCAATGCCGTCATCCTGGGGTCCTTCCAGTCCGTGACCAACGAGGTGGACCTGGAGGCCGCGGCCCGGCACGACGTCACGGTCGTACGCCGCATTTCCGGCGGCGGCGCGATGTTCGTTGAGCCCGGCAACACCATCACCTATTCGCTGTACGTCCCCGGTTCGCTGGTGGAGGGACTTTCGTTCGCGGCTTCCTACGCGTTCCTTGACGACTGGGTGCTGGGCGCTCTGGCCGAACTCGGCATCAAAGCCAGCTATGTCTCGCTCAACGACATCGCCTCCCCCGCAGGCAAAATCGCCGGCGCCGCGCAGAAGCGACTTACGAACGGCGCTGTGCTGCACCACGTCACGATGGCCTACGACATCAACGCGGACAAGATGCTCGACGTGCTGCGTATCGGCCGTGAAAAGCTTTCCGATAAAGGTATTAAGAGCGCCAACAAACGAGTCGATCCGATGCGCTCACAATCGGGGCTGCCTCGGGAAGACATCATCGCCGCATTCATAGCGTTTTTCCGAGCGCGATACGGACTAACCGATACCCAGCTCGATGACGCAACGTTAGTCGAAAGCGAAGCTCTTGCGGCATCGAAGTTCTCCAGCCCGGAATGGACGAACTACGTTCCCTAA
- a CDS encoding DUF4389 domain-containing protein: MKPGRVVALVIGCLMLLPGLGLLLGGAGIAIAYGVARDDAGYLHSPLTRVESQSVAVTTGTFALSADLQGEAWLTDSLDADIRLRVTQSGNGPMFIGVAPTADVDAYLAGAPHDDVTGIAHGAATVATTPGTGVVPPPSGETFWSAKASGVGLQQLNFPAMAGDWKIVVMNADGSAGISTTAVLEVRVAFLLPLGLILVGIGLLILAGAIVLIVIGASGGGSDSGRPAAATSGSIHEGVSGGRGPRATADHPVVLTARLDAALSRWKWLVKWFLAIPHYLILVFLWPAFIVLTTVAGFAILFTGKYPPALFEFNSGVLRWSWRVSYYAFNGGMGTDRYPHSR; the protein is encoded by the coding sequence ATGAAGCCTGGCCGCGTTGTTGCGCTAGTCATCGGATGCCTAATGTTGTTGCCTGGATTGGGATTGCTGCTTGGCGGCGCCGGCATTGCCATCGCCTATGGAGTCGCGCGGGACGACGCTGGTTACCTCCACTCACCGCTTACGCGCGTGGAGAGCCAGTCGGTGGCAGTCACAACCGGGACCTTCGCCCTGTCCGCTGATTTGCAGGGCGAAGCCTGGCTCACAGACTCTTTGGACGCCGATATCCGACTCCGAGTGACGCAGTCTGGTAACGGGCCGATGTTTATCGGCGTAGCTCCGACTGCCGACGTCGATGCCTACCTTGCCGGAGCGCCGCACGACGATGTCACCGGCATCGCCCACGGCGCGGCCACAGTGGCGACGACCCCTGGCACTGGTGTTGTGCCGCCCCCGTCTGGTGAAACCTTTTGGTCAGCGAAAGCATCCGGGGTGGGACTGCAGCAGCTCAACTTTCCGGCAATGGCAGGCGACTGGAAAATCGTGGTGATGAATGCTGATGGCTCCGCGGGCATCTCCACCACTGCGGTGCTGGAAGTTCGTGTGGCCTTCTTGCTGCCGCTCGGCTTGATCCTTGTGGGCATCGGACTGCTCATCCTGGCAGGGGCCATCGTGCTGATCGTCATCGGGGCGTCCGGCGGAGGCTCTGATTCGGGGCGCCCAGCGGCCGCAACATCGGGGTCCATCCATGAAGGCGTATCTGGTGGCAGAGGGCCGAGGGCTACTGCTGATCATCCGGTGGTGCTGACGGCCCGACTGGATGCAGCTTTGTCGCGGTGGAAGTGGCTGGTGAAATGGTTTCTCGCCATTCCGCACTACCTGATTCTGGTTTTCCTCTGGCCAGCGTTCATCGTGCTCACCACCGTTGCTGGCTTCGCAATCCTGTTCACCGGCAAGTACCCCCCGGCGCTTTTCGAATTCAACTCCGGCGTGCTGCGCTGGTCTTGGCGAGTTTCCTACTATGCGTTCAACGGCGGGATGGGCACCGACCGCTACCCCCATTCACGCTAG
- a CDS encoding chloride channel protein — protein sequence MLLALIIGAGAGLGAIAFRWLIQTFTLILSGHDDYSGLGNVANPHVPWLGKWFVLLAPVVAGLLYGPLVYFFAREARGHGVPEVMYAVARKGGRIAPQVAAVKALASALCIGGGGSVGREGPIVQIGSALGSTLGRVVKVTEPRMKVLVACGAAGGIAATFNAPLAGVFFAMELILANFAAQSFGMVVLSSVTASVIGRAALGNEPFLILPEFTVDHLSQYLFFALLGVLAGGVGVVFTKVLYWIEDACDWAWRGPEWLRPAVGGLLLGVVLLLLPQMYGVGYPVLGNGIAGNYATGFLIVLLIGKVVATSLTIGIGGSGGVFAPSLFIGAVLGAAYGQGLNDVVPGLAGSVGAYGLIGMGAVFAGASRAPITAVVIMFELTGEYSIILPLMVAIVLATGVSHIMSGDTIYTLKLRRRGVDLSAPPHAEAMMGAPVSQIMEPTDATIGEHETLASAVAALSVSRHGQLPVLNDDGFYLGVITTRTVTEALASGDRDDDRVENWIDNTASVNADETIESVLVRLEDAQGPLPVMDPGLGVVVGWLSHQQLLTSVYLPRGSNPPGE from the coding sequence CTGCTGCTCGCGCTGATCATCGGCGCCGGAGCAGGCCTTGGAGCCATCGCCTTTCGGTGGCTGATCCAGACCTTCACCCTCATCTTGTCCGGGCACGACGACTACTCCGGGCTCGGCAACGTCGCCAACCCGCATGTGCCCTGGCTGGGGAAATGGTTCGTGCTGCTGGCTCCTGTCGTCGCTGGGCTGCTCTACGGACCGCTCGTCTATTTTTTCGCCCGCGAAGCTCGCGGGCATGGCGTACCCGAGGTGATGTACGCCGTGGCACGCAAGGGTGGCCGGATTGCTCCTCAGGTTGCTGCCGTGAAGGCGCTTGCTTCGGCTTTATGCATTGGCGGGGGCGGGTCGGTGGGGCGCGAGGGGCCGATTGTGCAAATCGGGTCGGCACTGGGCTCTACCCTCGGCCGAGTCGTGAAGGTCACCGAGCCGCGAATGAAGGTGCTGGTCGCCTGCGGGGCAGCGGGTGGGATCGCCGCGACGTTCAACGCTCCGCTGGCTGGCGTGTTCTTCGCGATGGAGCTGATCCTGGCCAATTTCGCGGCCCAGTCTTTCGGGATGGTTGTGCTGTCCTCGGTCACTGCAAGTGTCATCGGCCGGGCGGCGCTGGGCAACGAGCCATTCCTCATCCTTCCGGAGTTCACGGTCGACCACCTGTCGCAGTACCTCTTCTTCGCGCTACTCGGTGTACTCGCGGGTGGCGTAGGCGTGGTGTTCACCAAGGTTTTGTACTGGATCGAGGACGCCTGCGACTGGGCGTGGCGCGGGCCGGAATGGCTGCGTCCGGCAGTCGGCGGACTGCTGCTCGGAGTGGTCCTACTACTGCTGCCGCAGATGTACGGCGTCGGTTACCCCGTACTCGGCAACGGAATCGCCGGCAACTACGCAACTGGCTTTCTGATCGTCCTCCTCATCGGCAAGGTCGTCGCCACCAGCCTGACGATCGGTATCGGCGGCTCCGGCGGTGTCTTCGCACCGAGCCTGTTCATTGGGGCTGTGCTCGGCGCGGCCTACGGACAGGGACTCAACGACGTGGTTCCAGGTCTGGCCGGATCGGTTGGTGCCTACGGTTTGATTGGGATGGGTGCAGTATTCGCGGGGGCGTCGCGGGCACCGATCACAGCCGTGGTCATCATGTTCGAATTAACGGGCGAGTACAGCATTATTCTTCCGCTGATGGTGGCGATCGTATTGGCGACCGGCGTTAGCCACATCATGTCCGGCGACACGATCTACACCCTAAAACTGCGCCGACGCGGGGTGGACCTGTCTGCTCCTCCGCACGCGGAGGCCATGATGGGCGCTCCCGTTTCGCAGATTATGGAACCCACCGACGCAACCATCGGGGAGCACGAAACCCTCGCGTCAGCAGTTGCTGCGCTATCCGTATCTCGTCATGGCCAATTGCCCGTGCTGAACGACGACGGTTTCTATCTCGGAGTCATCACCACCCGAACCGTCACGGAGGCGCTGGCCAGCGGTGACCGCGACGATGATCGGGTTGAGAACTGGATCGACAACACCGCTTCCGTTAATGCTGATGAGACCATCGAGAGTGTGCTCGTGCGCCTAGAGGACGCGCAGGGGCCGCTGCCGGTGATGGACCCGGGTTTGGGTGTCGTGGTCGGATGGCTCAGCCATCAGCAGTTGCTCACGAGTGTCTATCTGCCCAGGGGGTCGAATCCGCCCGGCGAATGA
- a CDS encoding DUF6544 family protein, giving the protein MARIALVTLVVLHGFIHLLGFAKAFGLAEITQLAQPLSREWGLLWLAAGVILLATAVAVVVARRWWWTIGLLAVGISQVVIFSSWHDAKWGTAANVVLLIAALYGYASRGPRSLRTEFEQDLLHEWPPALSPSDALIEESDLAHLPAPVQRYLRRSGVVGRPAVTDFRATWTGRMRSGPDKAWMTFNAEQMDVIDPPRRYFFMNARMKGMPVDVFHAFDSDGATMRVRLLSAFTMVDAKGAALTRAETVTLFNDLCCLAPGALLSPNTAWTPIDGLSASAQFTLGTNTITAKLVFDDAGDLIDFVADGRGAMSSDGTTITPMRWTTPMHDYAEVGQARVATKAEVRWHPESGHGPMVSSSSHRWLTTSRSAATAADKTPLVANIHISTYLRGRCTKSTAIVDTTPGFDTHAARPVSRLSPRLGFPLGSPRQPYGW; this is encoded by the coding sequence ATGGCGCGCATCGCACTCGTCACACTCGTGGTGCTTCACGGCTTCATTCACCTCCTCGGCTTTGCCAAGGCCTTCGGGCTGGCAGAGATCACTCAGCTTGCGCAGCCCCTCTCGCGTGAATGGGGGCTGCTCTGGTTGGCGGCGGGGGTGATCCTCCTCGCGACAGCTGTTGCCGTCGTCGTCGCGCGCCGGTGGTGGTGGACGATCGGGTTGCTTGCAGTCGGTATCTCGCAAGTCGTCATCTTCTCGTCATGGCACGATGCCAAGTGGGGAACAGCGGCGAACGTGGTACTGCTCATCGCGGCCCTGTACGGATACGCCTCCAGAGGTCCGCGGAGCCTTCGCACCGAATTTGAGCAAGATCTGTTGCACGAGTGGCCGCCCGCGCTTTCGCCATCAGATGCACTCATAGAGGAATCGGATCTGGCACACCTGCCCGCACCTGTCCAGCGATACCTGCGTCGGTCCGGTGTAGTCGGCCGGCCAGCCGTTACCGACTTCCGCGCAACGTGGACGGGGCGGATGCGCAGCGGACCCGACAAAGCATGGATGACTTTCAACGCGGAGCAGATGGATGTCATCGATCCTCCTCGGCGCTACTTTTTCATGAATGCCCGGATGAAGGGCATGCCGGTCGACGTCTTCCACGCATTCGATTCCGACGGTGCAACTATGAGAGTGCGGCTGCTGTCTGCCTTTACGATGGTCGATGCGAAAGGCGCCGCGCTCACCCGCGCCGAGACAGTCACGCTCTTCAATGACCTGTGCTGCCTTGCACCAGGCGCCCTTCTCTCCCCCAATACCGCCTGGACACCCATCGACGGACTCTCAGCATCTGCCCAATTCACGCTCGGCACCAACACCATTACTGCAAAGCTTGTGTTTGACGACGCAGGGGATCTGATCGATTTCGTTGCCGACGGCCGCGGCGCCATGTCGTCAGACGGCACGACGATCACCCCGATGCGCTGGACGACCCCGATGCACGACTACGCAGAGGTCGGTCAGGCGCGGGTAGCCACCAAAGCGGAGGTGCGATGGCATCCGGAATCGGGGCATGGACCTATGGTGAGTTCGAGCTCGCATCGTTGGCTTACAACGTCGCGGTCCGCAGCCACGGCGGCTGACAAAACCCCTCTCGTTGCGAACATCCACATCTCGACATACCTTCGGGGAAGATGCACTAAGTCCACCGCGATAGTCGACACGACCCCCGGATTCGATACTCATGCCGCCCGACCAGTTTCCAGGCTCTCCCCCAGACTCGGGTTCCCCCTCGGGTCGCCGCGCCAGCCCTACGGCTGGTGA
- a CDS encoding tetratricopeptide repeat protein, whose protein sequence is MPPDQFPGSPPDSGSPSGRRASPTAGDGPAGAARRAELLLNAGRFDQAWELVRDYVPTGNLAVMLVAAQAQTKLTHYDEAQKLAEAAVAAYPSSPLALLVLAKVFTQRRFPWHVHEVLTKALALAPSDPRLHTEWVLADLLGASVNYLTEKHAREAVSLQPGEPAARQLLSLTLFRLKDKTKYAEAQALAAEAAAEAPDSSLTGLTLSLTSHRRWNLLPVMRHELQTLRVSPTDVNARGVLVLILLRILGAGLLIYFLVLFVETQTAYESYGDVEAQRAQAAGIVLVSFAAVIVGFWAVVIARMGRLRGALLMVIARSPVVLGALGLQLASFLSGLLTVGWQNNEGRAWLLAGFSCALSGTLWCATAIWLRRTAAITPR, encoded by the coding sequence ATGCCGCCCGACCAGTTTCCAGGCTCTCCCCCAGACTCGGGTTCCCCCTCGGGTCGCCGCGCCAGCCCTACGGCTGGTGACGGGCCGGCCGGAGCCGCTCGGCGCGCCGAACTCCTTCTCAACGCTGGGCGCTTCGACCAGGCATGGGAGCTGGTCCGCGACTACGTCCCCACGGGCAATCTCGCCGTAATGCTGGTGGCCGCGCAGGCGCAGACCAAGCTCACGCATTATGACGAGGCCCAAAAGCTCGCGGAAGCAGCCGTAGCCGCCTACCCATCGAGCCCACTTGCGCTCTTGGTGTTGGCGAAGGTTTTCACCCAGCGCCGCTTCCCGTGGCACGTGCACGAAGTGTTGACAAAAGCGCTGGCGCTCGCTCCCTCCGATCCGCGGCTCCACACGGAGTGGGTGCTGGCCGACCTGTTGGGCGCCAGCGTGAACTACCTGACCGAAAAACACGCCCGCGAGGCCGTCTCGTTGCAGCCGGGTGAGCCTGCTGCGCGCCAACTACTTTCACTGACACTGTTCCGGTTGAAGGATAAGACGAAGTACGCCGAAGCGCAGGCCCTGGCTGCCGAAGCGGCGGCGGAGGCTCCCGACAGCTCCCTGACGGGCCTGACCCTCTCCCTGACATCACACCGACGCTGGAACCTGCTACCGGTGATGCGCCACGAATTGCAAACTCTGCGGGTGAGCCCCACCGACGTCAATGCCCGCGGTGTCCTGGTGCTGATCTTGCTGCGAATCCTCGGGGCCGGTCTGCTCATTTACTTCTTGGTCCTCTTCGTTGAAACGCAGACCGCGTACGAGTCGTACGGGGACGTAGAGGCTCAGCGAGCCCAGGCCGCCGGCATCGTCCTGGTGAGTTTTGCTGCCGTCATCGTGGGCTTCTGGGCAGTGGTGATCGCCAGAATGGGACGGTTGCGCGGCGCGCTACTCATGGTCATTGCCCGCTCCCCAGTGGTTCTCGGCGCGCTCGGGTTACAGCTGGCTTCGTTTCTGAGCGGACTGTTGACAGTGGGCTGGCAGAACAACGAGGGTCGGGCGTGGCTGCTCGCCGGATTCTCCTGCGCACTCAGTGGGACGCTATGGTGCGCTACCGCCATCTGGTTGCGCCGAACCGCGGCGATTACCCCTCGCTGA
- a CDS encoding metal-sensitive transcriptional regulator, whose translation MTSSTHPDAGAEPTRAHATPYGYIGRKDDYLKRLRRIEGQARGLQRMVDGEEYCIDILTQVSAMTKALQSVALGLLEEHLSHCVVQAAIAGGPEAQAKVKEASDAIARLVRS comes from the coding sequence ATGACGAGCAGCACCCATCCTGACGCAGGCGCCGAGCCGACGCGGGCACACGCCACCCCCTACGGCTACATCGGCCGCAAGGACGACTACCTCAAACGGCTACGCCGGATTGAGGGCCAAGCTCGCGGCCTGCAGCGCATGGTCGACGGCGAAGAGTATTGCATCGATATTTTGACGCAGGTGTCCGCGATGACGAAGGCGCTGCAGTCGGTCGCGTTGGGATTACTCGAGGAGCACTTAAGCCACTGCGTGGTCCAGGCAGCTATCGCCGGCGGCCCTGAAGCGCAGGCAAAAGTAAAAGAAGCATCCGATGCCATCGCCCGGCTTGTCCGGTCATAA
- a CDS encoding MarR family winged helix-turn-helix transcriptional regulator — protein sequence MRSTFGAASASEVDDVVSAVLTASRVLVGVAARSLAIVEETVTLAQFRTLVVLGAHGQINLGRLAELLDVTPSTALRMIDRLLAVDLVTRRENPDDRREVLLGLTGDGTKVVRKVTARRRREIAAVVRGMNVEHRADLVQALRSFADAAHEPHTDADAAALGW from the coding sequence ATGAGGAGTACGTTCGGGGCTGCGAGCGCCTCGGAAGTTGACGACGTGGTGTCTGCGGTGCTGACCGCGTCACGGGTGCTGGTGGGGGTTGCCGCTCGGTCTCTCGCAATAGTGGAAGAGACGGTGACGCTCGCGCAGTTCCGTACGTTGGTGGTCCTTGGGGCGCACGGACAGATCAATCTGGGGCGTCTGGCCGAACTGTTGGACGTAACCCCTTCGACGGCGCTACGAATGATCGACCGGCTGCTCGCCGTCGACCTCGTCACCCGCCGGGAGAACCCAGACGACCGTCGCGAGGTCTTGCTTGGACTGACCGGCGACGGCACGAAGGTAGTCCGGAAGGTCACCGCCCGCAGGCGGCGGGAGATTGCGGCGGTCGTTCGCGGGATGAATGTCGAGCACCGTGCGGACCTGGTACAGGCACTGCGATCGTTTGCCGACGCCGCGCACGAACCGCACACCGACGCGGATGCCGCCGCCCTCGGTTGGTGA